One part of the Streptomyces ferrugineus genome encodes these proteins:
- a CDS encoding LacI family DNA-binding transcriptional regulator, which translates to MASHGVRGRSGGRPTLEEVAARAGVGRGTVSRVINGSPRVSDATRAAVEAAVAELGYVPNTAARALAANRTDAIALVVPEPETRFFAEPYFSDMLKGVGAELGDTEMQLLLIFAGSDKERRRLAQYLAAHRVDGVLLVSVHADDPLPDLLAQLEIPAVISGPRSAAETLTSVDSDNYGGARSAVEHLVARGRGRIAHITGRLDVYGAQRRVDGYRDALGDAGHQVDERLIEPGDFTEEGGARAMRALLERVPDLDAVFAASDVTAAGARQVLREAGRRIPDDVALVGYDDSAIARHMDPPLTSVRQPIEEMGRRMIDLLLSEIADRRPAASRGLERAQVVLATELEERASS; encoded by the coding sequence ATGGCAAGCCACGGAGTGCGGGGGCGGAGCGGTGGCCGGCCCACCCTCGAAGAGGTGGCGGCCCGCGCGGGCGTGGGACGGGGCACCGTCTCCCGGGTGATCAACGGCTCGCCCCGGGTCAGTGACGCGACCCGCGCCGCGGTGGAGGCGGCGGTCGCGGAGCTCGGTTATGTTCCCAACACGGCCGCCCGTGCCCTGGCGGCGAACCGTACGGACGCCATCGCGCTGGTCGTGCCCGAGCCGGAGACGCGGTTCTTCGCGGAGCCGTACTTCTCGGACATGCTCAAGGGGGTCGGCGCCGAGCTCGGCGACACCGAGATGCAGCTCCTGCTGATCTTCGCGGGCAGCGACAAGGAACGCCGCCGGCTGGCCCAGTATCTGGCGGCACACCGTGTCGACGGTGTCCTGCTGGTCTCGGTCCACGCGGACGACCCACTGCCGGATCTGCTGGCCCAGCTCGAGATCCCGGCGGTGATCAGCGGCCCGAGATCGGCGGCGGAGACCCTGACCTCGGTCGACTCGGACAACTACGGCGGCGCGAGGTCGGCGGTGGAGCACTTGGTGGCCCGGGGCCGGGGGAGGATCGCCCACATCACCGGCCGCCTCGACGTCTACGGCGCCCAGCGCCGCGTCGACGGCTACCGCGACGCCCTGGGGGACGCCGGGCATCAGGTGGACGAGCGGCTGATCGAGCCCGGCGACTTCACCGAGGAGGGCGGCGCGAGGGCGATGCGGGCGTTGCTGGAGCGCGTCCCCGACCTGGACGCGGTCTTCGCGGCGTCGGACGTGACGGCGGCGGGCGCCCGCCAGGTGCTGCGCGAGGCGGGCCGCCGCATCCCCGACGACGTCGCCCTGGTCGGCTACGACGACTCCGCCATCGCCCGCCACATGGACCCGCCGCTGACGTCCGTCCGCCAGCCCATCGAGGAGATGGGCCGCCGCATGATCGACCTCCTCCTGAGCGAGATCGCGGACCGGCGTCCGGCGGCGTCGCGGGGGCTGGAGCGGGCGCAGGTGGTGCTGGCGACGGAGCTGGAGGAGCGGGCGTCGTCGTGA
- a CDS encoding ABC transporter substrate-binding protein: MRTSTRGSRRLMALAAAAALTTGLLAGCAEDSDDGPSNEGGGGGKTTLTVGTFGTFGYKQAGLYDEYMKLNPDITIKENVTTKTDVYWPKVLTRLQAGAGTDDIQAIEVGNVTEAVQTQADKFVDLGKEVDKSQWLDWKNAQATTKDGKLIGLGTDIGPMAVCYRKDLFQKAGLETDRTKLAEQWKGDWGKYVDLGKEYMKKAPSGTKFVDSASSVYNAVLNGASERYYDKDGNVVWEKSAGVKTAWDTAMEVATSDMSAKLKQFEKPWDQGYANATFATVACPAWMIGYILEQSGDAGKGKWDVAAAPTAGNWGGSFIGVPTASKHQKEAIALAKWLTAPEQQAKVFAKQASFPSAPSAYSTLKPADATTEYFSNAPITEIFSASAKTIPTQYFGVKDQPIGTALTDIGILQVEQKGKSPEEGWDAATEEIKDVLGQ, translated from the coding sequence ATGCGCACGAGTACCCGCGGGTCCCGCCGGCTGATGGCCCTCGCGGCCGCGGCCGCGCTGACGACAGGGCTGCTCGCCGGCTGCGCCGAGGACTCGGACGACGGCCCTTCGAACGAGGGCGGAGGCGGCGGCAAGACCACTCTCACCGTCGGCACGTTCGGCACCTTCGGCTACAAGCAGGCCGGCCTCTACGACGAGTACATGAAGCTCAACCCCGACATCACCATCAAGGAGAACGTCACCACCAAGACCGACGTCTACTGGCCCAAGGTCCTCACCCGCCTGCAGGCCGGTGCCGGTACCGACGACATCCAGGCGATCGAGGTCGGCAACGTCACCGAGGCCGTGCAGACGCAGGCCGACAAGTTCGTCGACCTCGGCAAGGAGGTCGACAAGTCCCAGTGGCTGGACTGGAAGAACGCCCAGGCCACCACCAAGGACGGCAAGCTGATCGGGCTCGGCACCGACATCGGTCCGATGGCCGTCTGCTACCGCAAGGACCTGTTCCAGAAGGCCGGCCTGGAGACCGACCGCACCAAGCTCGCCGAGCAGTGGAAGGGCGACTGGGGCAAGTACGTCGACCTCGGCAAGGAGTACATGAAGAAGGCGCCGAGCGGCACCAAGTTCGTGGACTCCGCCTCCTCCGTCTACAACGCCGTCCTCAACGGTGCGAGCGAGCGGTACTACGACAAGGACGGCAACGTCGTCTGGGAGAAGTCCGCGGGCGTGAAGACGGCGTGGGACACCGCCATGGAGGTGGCGACCAGCGACATGTCGGCGAAGCTGAAGCAGTTCGAGAAGCCGTGGGACCAGGGCTACGCCAACGCCACCTTCGCCACGGTGGCCTGCCCGGCCTGGATGATCGGCTACATCCTGGAGCAGTCCGGTGACGCGGGCAAGGGCAAGTGGGACGTGGCGGCGGCGCCGACCGCGGGCAACTGGGGCGGTTCGTTCATCGGCGTGCCGACGGCGAGCAAGCACCAGAAGGAGGCCATCGCGCTGGCGAAGTGGCTGACCGCGCCCGAGCAGCAGGCGAAGGTCTTCGCCAAGCAGGCGAGCTTCCCGTCGGCCCCGTCGGCGTACTCGACCCTGAAGCCGGCGGACGCCACCACCGAGTACTTCTCGAACGCGCCGATCACGGAGATCTTCTCCGCCTCGGCCAAGACGATCCCGACCCAGTACTTCGGCGTCAAGGACCAGCCGATCGGCACCGCGCTGACCGACATCGGCATCCTCCAGGTCGAGCAGAAGGGCAAGAGCCCTGAGGAGGGCTGGGACGCGGCCACCGAGGAGATCAAGGACGTGCTCGGCCAGTGA
- a CDS encoding sensor histidine kinase → MRWALVKVSLAVTAMVVVAFAVPLGLVIREMARDRAFSNAEREAAAVAPALSITTDRDQLERVVAAAGSDAGMALHIPASGDAAAVDLGRQRAADGDIATVRRLGRASTTEVPGGSTLLQPVALSSGEIAVVEVYVPEAEVTNGLATAWAVLAGVGLALIVGSVAVADRLGVRMVRPAQRLAEGAHELGEGKLGARVPEEGPNELRLAAVAFNSMADQVVQLLANERELAADLSHRLRTPLTVLRLNAASLGDGPAAEQTRAAVAQLEREVDTIIRTARDAKPQTVAAGPGAGCDAAEVVRERMAFWSALAEDEGRKVRVAGVDRPVRIPVARADLAAALDALLGNVFRHTPEGTAFAVDVHNGEDAVIVLVSDAGPGIADPEAAMARGRGSGSAGSTGLGLDIVRRLAESTGGDVRIGSSVLGGTEVRIWIQLDGREPVRRGHRGSVRRRRPGRLVSTFNRPRSLP, encoded by the coding sequence ATGAGGTGGGCCCTGGTCAAGGTCAGCCTGGCGGTCACCGCCATGGTCGTGGTCGCCTTCGCCGTGCCGCTCGGACTCGTCATCCGGGAGATGGCCCGCGACCGCGCCTTCTCCAACGCCGAGCGGGAGGCCGCGGCCGTCGCCCCGGCGCTGTCCATCACCACCGACCGGGACCAGCTCGAGCGGGTCGTCGCCGCGGCCGGTTCGGACGCGGGCATGGCCCTGCACATACCGGCCTCCGGTGACGCGGCCGCCGTCGACCTCGGCCGGCAGCGCGCCGCCGACGGCGACATCGCGACGGTACGACGGCTGGGGCGGGCCTCGACCACGGAGGTCCCCGGCGGCTCCACGCTCCTGCAACCGGTCGCGCTGAGCTCCGGCGAGATAGCCGTCGTCGAGGTGTACGTCCCCGAGGCCGAGGTCACCAACGGCCTCGCCACGGCCTGGGCGGTGCTCGCCGGGGTCGGCCTGGCGCTGATCGTAGGGTCGGTCGCGGTCGCCGACCGGCTGGGCGTACGCATGGTGCGGCCCGCGCAGCGCCTGGCCGAGGGCGCGCACGAGCTGGGGGAGGGCAAGCTGGGCGCCCGGGTGCCCGAGGAGGGGCCGAACGAACTGCGGCTGGCCGCGGTCGCGTTCAACTCCATGGCCGACCAGGTGGTGCAACTCCTCGCCAACGAGCGGGAGCTGGCGGCCGACCTGTCCCACCGCCTGCGCACCCCGCTGACCGTGCTGCGGCTGAACGCGGCCTCGCTCGGGGACGGTCCGGCCGCCGAGCAGACCCGGGCCGCCGTGGCCCAGTTGGAGCGCGAGGTCGACACCATCATCCGTACGGCCCGGGACGCCAAGCCGCAGACGGTGGCGGCCGGTCCGGGCGCCGGGTGCGACGCGGCCGAGGTGGTGCGCGAGCGGATGGCCTTCTGGTCGGCGCTGGCGGAGGACGAGGGCCGCAAGGTGCGGGTGGCCGGCGTGGACCGGCCGGTGCGCATACCCGTGGCCCGGGCGGATCTGGCGGCCGCGCTGGACGCCCTGCTCGGCAACGTCTTCCGGCACACCCCCGAGGGCACGGCCTTCGCGGTCGACGTGCACAACGGTGAGGACGCGGTGATCGTGCTCGTGTCCGACGCGGGGCCCGGCATAGCCGACCCCGAGGCGGCCATGGCGCGCGGGCGGGGCTCGGGCAGCGCCGGGTCGACCGGGCTGGGCCTTGACATCGTGCGGCGGCTCGCGGAGTCGACGGGCGGGGACGTGCGGATCGGGTCGTCGGTGCTGGGCGGCACCGAGGTGCGGATCTGGATCCAGCTCGACGGGCGGGAGCCGGTGCGCAGGGGGCACCGGGGGTCGGTGCGGCGCCGCCGTCCCGGCAGATTGGTCTCGACCTTTAACCGCCCCCGATCCCTTCCTTAA
- a CDS encoding response regulator transcription factor, which translates to MASVLVVEDDPFVRSALIRHLTDAAHTVRSVGTALEALREVAHFRFDVVVLDLGLPDLDGSEALKMLRGITDVPVIIATARDDETEIVRLLNAGADDYLTKPFSVEHLSARMAAVLRRSRGAAGELPPETVLRVGGLTVDPLRRQAELDGLRLDLTRREFDLLAFLAARPGVVVPRKELLAEVWQQSYGDDQTIDVHLSWLRRKLGETAARPRYLHTLRGVGVKLEPPGGEPPR; encoded by the coding sequence ATGGCAAGTGTGCTCGTGGTCGAGGACGACCCGTTCGTTCGCTCGGCGCTCATCCGGCACCTGACCGACGCGGCGCACACCGTGCGCAGTGTCGGGACGGCGCTGGAGGCGCTGCGCGAGGTCGCCCATTTCCGTTTCGACGTGGTCGTCCTGGACCTCGGTCTGCCCGACCTGGACGGCTCCGAGGCCCTGAAGATGCTGCGCGGGATCACCGACGTGCCGGTGATCATCGCCACCGCGCGGGACGACGAGACGGAGATCGTCCGGCTGCTGAACGCGGGGGCGGACGACTACCTCACCAAGCCCTTCTCGGTCGAGCATCTCTCGGCCCGCATGGCGGCCGTCCTGCGGCGTTCCCGGGGCGCCGCGGGCGAGCTGCCGCCGGAGACCGTGCTGCGCGTCGGCGGCCTCACCGTCGACCCGCTGCGCCGCCAGGCCGAGCTGGACGGTCTCCGACTCGACCTCACCCGCCGCGAGTTCGACCTGCTGGCCTTCCTGGCCGCCCGGCCCGGAGTGGTCGTACCCCGCAAGGAGCTGCTCGCCGAGGTGTGGCAGCAGTCGTACGGCGACGACCAGACGATCGACGTCCATCTGTCGTGGCTCAGGCGCAAGCTCGGGGAGACGGCCGCGCGACCGCGTTATCTGCACACGCTGCGCGGCGTCGGAGTGAAGCTGGAACCACCCGGTGGGGAGCCGCCGCGATGA
- a CDS encoding glycoside hydrolase family 18 protein — MSTHRRRVSGRTKAIGGLVAAAAVGGGAIVFTGTAQAAGVDAAYTRTSDWSTGYTAQYVVTNNSGQAKRDWTLQFDLPSGSKLSSLWNAESSVSGRHVTVTPPKWDSDGLAAGESVTVGFVVNGTAAPTGCLIDDAKCGADDTATPEPSGRPTRSPKPTPTPSATTEPTQSPGTGTEASAGFAPYIDTSLHPAFDMAASAEATGVKNYNLAFITDGGGCTPKWGGVTDLGGDAVAAQIGDLRAKGGDVRVSFGGAAGSELATTCSSADALAAAYGKVVDAYKLTKVDFDVEGGALPDTAANTRRARAIAELQERHPNLDVSFTLPVMPEGLTQPGVDLLSDAKRNGVKIDTVNIMAMDYGPAYSDDMGTYAEQAATATQAQVKSVLGLSDSAAWKTVAVTPMIGVNDVTTEVFKVDDATQLVDFARSKGLGWLSMWSATRDKQCAGGEKPAADATCSSILQEKFAFSKAFAAYGK; from the coding sequence ATGAGTACGCACCGGCGCAGGGTCAGCGGCAGGACCAAGGCGATCGGCGGTCTCGTCGCCGCGGCCGCGGTCGGCGGTGGCGCGATCGTCTTCACCGGTACCGCGCAGGCGGCCGGAGTCGACGCGGCGTACACCAGGACCAGTGACTGGTCGACGGGTTACACCGCGCAGTACGTCGTCACGAACAACAGCGGCCAGGCGAAGAGGGACTGGACACTTCAGTTCGACCTGCCGTCGGGATCGAAGCTGAGCTCGCTGTGGAACGCCGAGTCGAGCGTGAGCGGCCGGCATGTCACCGTGACACCGCCGAAGTGGGACTCGGACGGGCTGGCCGCCGGCGAGTCGGTGACGGTCGGCTTCGTGGTCAACGGCACGGCCGCTCCGACGGGCTGTCTCATCGACGACGCGAAGTGCGGCGCGGACGACACCGCGACACCGGAGCCGAGCGGCCGCCCGACCCGGTCACCGAAGCCGACCCCGACTCCCTCCGCGACCACCGAGCCCACGCAGAGCCCCGGCACCGGGACGGAGGCGAGCGCCGGATTCGCCCCGTACATCGACACCTCCCTCCACCCCGCCTTCGACATGGCGGCGAGCGCCGAGGCGACCGGCGTGAAGAACTACAACCTCGCCTTCATCACCGACGGCGGCGGCTGCACCCCGAAATGGGGCGGTGTCACCGACCTCGGCGGCGACGCGGTGGCCGCCCAGATCGGCGACCTGCGCGCCAAGGGCGGCGACGTCCGTGTCTCCTTCGGCGGCGCGGCCGGCAGCGAGCTGGCGACCACCTGCTCCTCGGCCGACGCGCTGGCGGCGGCGTACGGCAAGGTCGTGGACGCGTACAAGCTGACCAAGGTCGACTTCGACGTCGAGGGCGGCGCGCTGCCGGACACCGCGGCCAACACCCGCCGCGCCCGGGCGATAGCCGAGCTCCAGGAGCGGCACCCGAACCTGGACGTCTCCTTCACCCTCCCCGTCATGCCGGAGGGCCTGACCCAACCGGGCGTCGACCTGCTGTCCGACGCCAAGCGGAACGGCGTGAAGATCGACACCGTCAACATCATGGCCATGGACTACGGCCCCGCGTACAGCGACGACATGGGCACCTACGCCGAACAGGCGGCCACCGCCACCCAGGCCCAGGTCAAGAGCGTCCTCGGTCTCTCCGACAGCGCGGCCTGGAAGACGGTCGCGGTCACCCCGATGATCGGCGTCAACGACGTCACCACGGAGGTCTTCAAGGTCGACGACGCCACCCAGCTGGTGGACTTCGCCAGGTCCAAGGGCCTCGGCTGGCTGTCGATGTGGTCGGCGACCCGCGACAAGCAGTGCGCGGGCGGCGAGAAGCCGGCGGCGGACGCGACGTGCAGCTCGATCCTCCAGGAGAAGTTCGCCTTCTCCAAGGCGTTCGCGGCCTACGGCAAGTAG
- a CDS encoding GH1 family beta-glucosidase yields the protein MSSVSFPPAFLWGAATSAYQIEGAVREGGRTPSIWDTFSHTPGRTAGGDHGDIAVDHYHRYREDVALMADLGLNAYRFSISWSRVQPTGRGPAVQVGLDFYRRLVDELLAAGIKPAVTLYHWDLPQELEDAGGWPERDTAYRFAEYAQIVGEALGDRVEQWITLNEPWCSAFLGYGSGVHAPGRTEPEATLRAAHHLNLAHGLGTSALRSVMPARNSVALSLNSCPVRPLSQDAADLAAVRKIDDLANGVFHGPILHGAYPETLYTATELITDWSYVLDGDLDAINQPLDALGLNYYTPTLVSSTETELSGPRADGHGASEHSPWPGADDVMFHQTPGERTEMGWSIDPTGLHELIMRYSREAPGLPLYITENGAAYDDKPDPDGRVHDPERIAYLHGHLSEIRRAISDGADVRGYYLWSLLDNFEWAYGYEKRFGAVYVDYASLARTPKSSAHWYGKAARTGALPAVDELL from the coding sequence ATGTCCTCCGTGTCCTTTCCCCCCGCCTTCCTCTGGGGCGCCGCGACCTCCGCCTACCAGATCGAGGGAGCGGTGCGCGAGGGCGGCCGTACCCCCTCCATCTGGGACACCTTCAGCCATACGCCGGGCAGGACGGCCGGCGGCGATCACGGTGACATCGCTGTCGACCACTACCACCGCTACCGCGAGGACGTCGCGCTGATGGCCGACCTCGGCCTGAACGCGTACCGCTTCTCCATCTCCTGGTCGCGCGTCCAGCCGACGGGCCGGGGCCCGGCGGTGCAGGTGGGCCTGGACTTCTACCGCCGCCTGGTCGACGAGCTGCTCGCCGCGGGGATCAAGCCCGCCGTCACCCTCTACCACTGGGACCTGCCGCAGGAGCTGGAGGACGCGGGCGGCTGGCCGGAGCGGGACACGGCGTACCGGTTCGCCGAGTACGCGCAGATCGTCGGCGAGGCGCTCGGCGACCGGGTGGAGCAGTGGATCACCCTCAACGAGCCGTGGTGCAGCGCGTTCCTGGGCTACGGCTCGGGCGTGCACGCGCCGGGCCGCACCGAACCGGAGGCCACGCTGCGGGCCGCCCACCACCTGAACCTGGCCCACGGCCTGGGTACGTCGGCCCTGCGCTCGGTGATGCCGGCCCGCAACTCGGTGGCGCTGAGCCTCAACTCCTGCCCGGTGCGGCCGCTCTCGCAGGACGCCGCGGACCTGGCGGCGGTCCGGAAGATCGACGACCTGGCCAACGGGGTCTTCCACGGCCCGATCCTGCACGGCGCGTACCCGGAGACGCTGTACACGGCGACGGAGCTGATCACCGACTGGTCGTACGTCCTGGACGGCGATCTGGACGCGATCAACCAGCCGCTCGACGCGCTGGGGCTGAACTACTACACCCCGACGCTGGTCTCGTCGACCGAGACCGAGCTGTCCGGCCCGCGCGCCGACGGCCACGGGGCGAGCGAGCACTCGCCGTGGCCCGGCGCGGACGACGTGATGTTCCACCAGACGCCGGGCGAGCGCACGGAGATGGGCTGGAGCATCGACCCGACCGGCCTGCACGAGCTGATCATGCGCTACAGCCGCGAGGCCCCGGGCCTGCCCCTGTACATCACCGAGAACGGCGCGGCCTACGACGACAAGCCCGACCCCGACGGCCGCGTCCACGACCCCGAGCGCATCGCCTACCTGCACGGCCACCTCTCCGAGATCCGCCGCGCCATCTCCGACGGCGCCGATGTCCGGGGCTACTACCTGTGGTCCCTGCTGGACAACTTCGAGTGGGCGTACGGCTACGAGAAGCGGTTCGGCGCGGTGTACGTCGACTACGCGTCCCTCGCCCGGACGCCGAAGTCGAGCGCGCACTGGTACGGCAAGGCGGCTCGGACCGGGGCGCTGCCCGCGGTCGACGAGCTGCTCTAG
- a CDS encoding spermidine synthase, which translates to MGRSRNTRRRAAAAEAVVERVDGGLAELIPDRDRARAWTLLVDGAPQSHVDLDDPAYLSFEYQRRLGHVIDLAAPPGGPVRAVHLGGGALTLARYVAATRPRSTQQVVERDAALVQLVRRELPLDPGARIRVRSTDARDGLAKVPDEWADLVIADVFSGTRTPAHLTSTEFLDDVRRALAPGGVYAANLADGPPLAHLRGQIATAAHRFAELALVADPAVLRGKRFGNAVLVASDRPLPIAELTRSAASDPHPARVEHGKALTDFTGGALPVTDLAAVASPAPPPSVFR; encoded by the coding sequence ATGGGAAGGTCCAGGAACACCCGGCGCCGGGCGGCAGCGGCCGAAGCCGTCGTCGAACGCGTCGACGGCGGGCTCGCCGAGCTGATACCCGACCGGGACCGCGCCCGGGCCTGGACGCTCCTCGTCGACGGGGCCCCGCAGTCGCACGTCGACCTGGACGACCCGGCGTACCTGTCCTTCGAGTACCAGCGGCGCCTGGGTCATGTCATCGACCTCGCCGCCCCGCCCGGCGGACCCGTCCGGGCGGTCCACCTCGGCGGCGGCGCCCTCACCCTCGCCCGCTACGTCGCCGCCACCCGGCCCCGCTCCACCCAGCAGGTCGTCGAGCGCGACGCCGCCCTCGTCCAACTGGTCCGGAGGGAACTGCCGTTGGATCCGGGCGCGCGGATCCGGGTGCGCTCGACCGACGCCCGGGACGGGCTCGCCAAGGTGCCCGACGAGTGGGCCGACCTCGTCATCGCCGACGTCTTCAGCGGGACCCGCACCCCCGCCCATCTGACCTCGACGGAGTTCCTCGACGACGTACGCCGGGCCCTGGCACCCGGCGGTGTGTACGCCGCCAACCTCGCCGACGGCCCGCCGCTCGCGCATCTGCGCGGCCAGATCGCCACCGCCGCCCACCGGTTCGCGGAACTCGCCCTGGTAGCCGACCCGGCCGTACTGCGCGGCAAGCGCTTCGGCAACGCCGTGCTCGTCGCCTCCGACCGACCGCTGCCGATCGCCGAACTGACCCGCAGCGCCGCCTCCGACCCGCACCCCGCCCGGGTCGAGCACGGCAAGGCGCTCACCGACTTCACCGGTGGGGCCCTTCCCGTGACCGACCTCGCGGCGGTGGCCTCCCCGGCGCCGCCACCGTCCGTGTTCCGGTGA
- a CDS encoding carbohydrate ABC transporter permease, whose product MTATQLTPPQTGKKPPSRRERKRVMGAGKQLHAGPVTYVVLTLFALVSLAPLVWTAIAASRTNARLAQTPPPLWFGGNLFKNLETAWEEAGLGTAMVNSVIVAGTITVATVLFSTLAGFAFAKLRFKFSNVLLLLTIGTMMVPPQLAVVPLYLWMADLGWSNQLQTVVLPTLVTAFGVFFMRQYLVQALPTELIEAARVDGASSLRIVWHVVFPAARPAMAVLGLLTFVFAWNDFLWPIIALNQENPTVQVALNSLGTGYVPDQSVIMAGALLGTLPLLIAFLLFGKQIVGGIMQGAIKG is encoded by the coding sequence ATGACAGCGACCCAACTGACTCCCCCTCAGACCGGGAAGAAACCGCCGTCCCGGCGGGAACGGAAGCGCGTGATGGGCGCGGGCAAGCAGCTGCACGCCGGCCCGGTCACCTATGTCGTGCTGACCCTGTTCGCGCTGGTCTCGCTGGCCCCGCTGGTGTGGACGGCGATCGCGGCCTCGCGCACCAACGCCCGGCTGGCGCAGACCCCGCCGCCGCTGTGGTTCGGCGGCAACCTGTTCAAGAATCTGGAGACCGCGTGGGAGGAGGCCGGGCTCGGCACCGCGATGGTCAACTCGGTGATCGTCGCGGGCACGATCACGGTCGCCACGGTGCTGTTCTCCACCCTCGCCGGTTTCGCCTTCGCCAAACTGCGGTTCAAGTTCTCGAACGTTCTGCTGCTGCTGACGATCGGCACGATGATGGTGCCGCCGCAGCTGGCCGTCGTCCCGCTGTATCTGTGGATGGCGGACCTCGGCTGGTCCAACCAGCTGCAGACGGTCGTCCTGCCGACGCTGGTGACCGCCTTCGGTGTGTTCTTCATGCGGCAGTACCTGGTGCAGGCGCTGCCGACGGAGCTGATCGAGGCGGCGCGGGTGGACGGCGCGAGCAGTCTGCGGATCGTCTGGCACGTGGTGTTCCCCGCGGCCCGGCCCGCGATGGCCGTTCTCGGCCTGCTGACCTTCGTGTTCGCCTGGAACGACTTCCTGTGGCCGATCATCGCCCTGAACCAGGAGAACCCGACGGTACAGGTCGCGCTCAACTCGCTCGGCACCGGCTATGTCCCCGACCAGTCGGTGATCATGGCGGGCGCCCTGCTCGGCACCCTGCCGCTGCTGATCGCCTTCCTGCTGTTCGGCAAGCAGATCGTGGGCGGCATCATGCAGGGCGCGATCAAGGGCTGA
- a CDS encoding carbohydrate ABC transporter permease, with protein sequence MTSSKQALAHSASSADAAPGEQPGAAGRAHGRGTPPEPGPGSWRSKLYRWDMKASPYAFISPFFIVFGAFSLVPLLYTAWYSLHNVQLSDLDGQSWAGLKNYENLLSSDFFWNSLWVTFTIGVISTVPQLLMAIGLAHLLNYKLRGSVVWRVVMLTPYATSVAAATLVFVLLYSWDGGMINWMLGFVGIDPVNWTESDWGSKFAVSTIVIWRWTGYNALIYLAAMQAIPADLYESAAIDGANRWQQFLHVTIPQLRPTILFTVVVSTIGATQLFGEPLLFGGVSGSKGGSGHQFQTLGLYMYDQGWIIGNLGKASAIAWSMFLILLIVAAVNLLISRRLRKSQ encoded by the coding sequence GTGACCAGCTCCAAGCAGGCCCTCGCGCACTCCGCGTCGAGCGCCGACGCCGCGCCCGGTGAGCAGCCGGGCGCGGCCGGCCGCGCGCACGGTCGCGGTACGCCGCCTGAGCCGGGCCCGGGTTCCTGGCGCAGCAAGCTGTACCGCTGGGACATGAAGGCGTCGCCGTACGCGTTCATCTCCCCCTTCTTCATCGTGTTCGGCGCGTTCTCGCTGGTCCCGCTGCTGTACACGGCCTGGTACTCGCTGCACAACGTGCAGCTGTCCGACCTGGACGGCCAGTCCTGGGCCGGGCTGAAGAACTACGAGAACCTGCTGTCCTCGGACTTCTTCTGGAACTCGCTGTGGGTCACCTTCACCATCGGCGTGATCTCCACGGTGCCGCAGTTGCTGATGGCGATCGGCCTGGCGCACCTGCTCAACTACAAGCTGCGCGGCTCGGTCGTGTGGCGGGTCGTGATGCTCACCCCGTACGCCACCTCGGTGGCGGCGGCGACGCTGGTGTTCGTGCTGCTGTACTCCTGGGACGGCGGCATGATCAACTGGATGCTCGGCTTCGTCGGGATCGATCCGGTCAACTGGACCGAGTCCGACTGGGGTTCGAAGTTCGCCGTGTCGACGATCGTCATCTGGCGGTGGACGGGCTACAACGCGCTGATCTACCTCGCCGCCATGCAGGCGATCCCGGCCGATCTGTACGAGTCGGCGGCGATCGACGGCGCCAACCGCTGGCAGCAGTTCCTCCACGTGACGATCCCGCAGCTGCGGCCGACGATCCTGTTCACGGTGGTCGTCTCGACCATCGGCGCGACCCAGCTCTTCGGCGAGCCCCTGCTGTTCGGCGGGGTCAGCGGCTCGAAGGGCGGCTCGGGTCACCAGTTCCAGACGCTCGGGCTGTACATGTACGACCAGGGCTGGATCATCGGCAACCTCGGCAAGGCGTCCGCGATCGCCTGGTCGATGTTCCTGATCCTGCTGATCGTCGCCGCGGTCAATCTGCTGATCTCCCGACGGCTGAGGAAGTCCCAATGA